A portion of the Sulfuriferula sp. AH1 genome contains these proteins:
- a CDS encoding ATP-binding protein, translating into MKYLVLLSFIVGAGLVYLLSSASANTDLFAHNFPLLLVATGSLVVAMVVLVGYQIVQLRRKMRAGVFGTKLTIRLMLVFGLMALLPGAVVYAVSVQFLSKSIESWFDVRVDTALGSGLNLGQAALDNLQRELTVKADSMAQRLAETPASVHSIELNALREQYSIQEATLFTERGKLISFAGNERSGLAPSAPDNSILLQVRQQQTYARIENVGDRGLYIRVVVPVNLLSFTENIRVLQLLQPVPKKLADDAEAVRLAYQDYQELSLSRLGLKRLYGLTLTLAMVLALLATVALAFLISEQMAAPLRALAKGTRAVAKGDFSQMHPVNSRDELGMLTQSFNRMTRQLSEARSAAEDSRAQIEKSHAYLETILGNLTSGVVALDEQLRVRSINPAAAQILGVNAAALRGMQPYQWPSHAPQLADFSHAIASQFQAQPDADWQQQIEYRGNHDKRILLARGTRLPSGIDSGYILVFDDITYLVRAQRDAAWGEVARRLAHEIKNPLTPIQLSAERIEHKFADKLNTADAATLRRSTQTIVNQVSAMKEMVNAFAEYAKTPRAQLLPVNLNALVGEVLDLYGHDAAIHLDLAEHLPLVMGDAKLLRQIIHNLLQNAQDALIDTAQPYIGIGTRVADHDVQLIITDNGSGLPEHVLERLFEPYATTKPKGTGLGLAIVKKIIEEHHGVIRMENRPEGGVAVCIRLPAADKAGQVEQVA; encoded by the coding sequence GTGAAATACCTGGTTTTACTCAGTTTCATTGTTGGTGCCGGACTGGTTTATTTGCTTTCCAGTGCCAGTGCCAATACTGATCTGTTCGCGCACAATTTCCCGCTGTTGCTGGTGGCGACCGGCTCGCTGGTGGTGGCGATGGTGGTGCTGGTGGGTTACCAGATCGTGCAGCTGCGTCGCAAAATGCGTGCGGGCGTGTTCGGCACCAAGCTCACCATACGGCTGATGCTGGTGTTCGGTCTGATGGCATTGTTACCAGGTGCAGTGGTATATGCGGTATCGGTGCAGTTCCTGTCCAAGAGTATCGAGTCCTGGTTCGACGTGCGCGTCGATACCGCACTGGGCAGCGGCCTGAATCTGGGGCAGGCAGCGCTGGATAACCTGCAGCGCGAACTGACCGTCAAAGCGGATTCCATGGCGCAGCGGCTGGCGGAAACGCCGGCCAGTGTGCATTCCATTGAGCTTAATGCGTTACGCGAACAATACAGTATCCAGGAAGCGACCTTGTTTACTGAACGCGGCAAGCTGATTTCGTTCGCCGGTAACGAGCGGTCCGGGCTTGCGCCCTCGGCCCCGGACAACAGCATACTGTTGCAAGTGCGGCAACAGCAAACTTATGCGCGGATAGAAAATGTTGGTGATCGCGGGTTGTATATACGTGTGGTCGTGCCGGTGAATTTATTGTCGTTTACCGAAAATATCCGGGTGTTGCAGTTGTTGCAGCCGGTGCCGAAAAAACTGGCCGACGATGCAGAGGCCGTGCGTCTGGCTTATCAGGATTATCAGGAACTGTCATTGTCGCGGCTGGGACTGAAACGTCTTTATGGACTGACGCTGACGCTGGCGATGGTATTGGCGCTGCTGGCGACGGTCGCGCTGGCTTTCCTGATCAGCGAACAGATGGCTGCGCCGCTACGCGCGCTGGCCAAGGGTACGCGTGCCGTTGCCAAAGGCGATTTCAGCCAGATGCATCCGGTGAACAGCCGCGACGAGCTGGGCATGCTGACGCAATCGTTTAACCGCATGACCCGTCAGCTGTCGGAAGCGCGTTCGGCGGCAGAGGACAGTCGTGCGCAGATCGAAAAATCCCATGCCTATCTGGAAACCATACTGGGTAATCTGACTTCGGGGGTAGTGGCGCTGGACGAGCAGTTGCGCGTGCGCAGCATCAATCCTGCCGCCGCTCAGATACTTGGGGTAAATGCTGCTGCTTTGCGCGGCATGCAGCCGTATCAGTGGCCGAGCCACGCGCCGCAGCTGGCTGATTTTTCCCATGCCATCGCGTCGCAGTTCCAGGCGCAGCCGGATGCGGACTGGCAGCAGCAAATCGAGTATCGCGGCAATCATGACAAGCGGATTTTGCTGGCGCGCGGCACGCGTCTGCCGAGCGGCATCGACAGCGGCTACATACTGGTGTTCGACGATATCACTTATCTGGTACGCGCGCAGCGCGATGCAGCGTGGGGGGAAGTGGCGCGGCGGCTGGCGCACGAGATCAAGAATCCGCTGACGCCGATCCAGCTTTCGGCAGAACGCATAGAGCATAAGTTCGCGGACAAGCTCAATACTGCCGATGCGGCCACGTTGCGTCGCTCGACGCAGACCATAGTCAATCAGGTATCGGCGATGAAGGAGATGGTGAATGCTTTTGCCGAGTATGCCAAGACCCCGCGTGCACAATTGCTGCCGGTGAACCTGAATGCGCTGGTCGGCGAAGTACTGGATTTGTATGGGCATGATGCTGCCATTCATCTGGATCTGGCGGAGCATTTGCCGCTGGTGATGGGCGATGCGAAGCTGTTGCGGCAGATTATCCATAATCTGTTGCAGAACGCACAGGATGCGCTGATCGATACCGCTCAGCCCTATATCGGCATCGGCACGCGTGTGGCGGATCATGACGTGCAGCTGATTATCACTGATAATGGTTCGGGCTTGCCCGAGCATGTACTGGAGCGTTTGTTTGAACCCTATGCCACGACCAAGCCCAAGGGGACCGGGCTGGGTCTGGCGATTGTGAAGAAAATTATCGAGGAGCATCACGGCGTTATTCGCATGGAAAATCGCCCCGAAGGGGGGGTGGCTGTATGTATTCGTTTACCCGCTGCGGACAAGGCAGGACAAGTGGAGCAAGTGGCATGA
- a CDS encoding DUF4390 domain-containing protein encodes MPYLKKFKFWLVMFMWMGVSAPIFAASEGIQIKSAELKQVEDTYYLYAQMNVTLGPTLEEAIKKGVSLYFITKFEFKRPRWYWWNEDLANITRVTRLSYNALLRQYLVSGVNVHARSVDKLEDALTILGEINAWPVIARDQLGKHESYEATLSMRLDTSQLPKPLQINAIATGRWDLESAPLVWMMNP; translated from the coding sequence ATGCCTTACTTGAAAAAATTTAAATTCTGGCTGGTGATGTTCATGTGGATGGGTGTAAGTGCGCCCATTTTCGCGGCCAGCGAGGGAATACAGATCAAATCGGCCGAACTGAAACAGGTCGAAGATACCTATTATCTGTACGCACAGATGAATGTGACGCTGGGACCGACGCTGGAAGAAGCGATCAAAAAAGGCGTGTCCCTTTATTTCATCACCAAATTCGAGTTCAAACGGCCGCGCTGGTATTGGTGGAATGAAGATCTTGCGAATATCACCCGCGTGACGCGCCTGTCCTACAATGCGCTGTTGCGGCAGTATCTGGTTTCCGGCGTGAATGTGCACGCGCGCAGCGTCGACAAGCTGGAAGATGCGCTGACGATCCTGGGCGAAATCAACGCCTGGCCGGTCATTGCGCGCGACCAGCTGGGCAAGCATGAAAGCTACGAAGCGACATTAAGCATGCGGCTGGATACTTCCCAGTTGCCGAAACCCTTGCAGATCAATGCGATAGCGACCGGCAGATGGGATCTGGAATCCGCTCCTCTGGTGTGGATGATGAACCCGTGA
- the rsmB gene encoding 16S rRNA (cytosine(967)-C(5))-methyltransferase RsmB, whose protein sequence is MTQTHLQPPLRQLFKRAAIAVDAVIHKGQNLNRVLADQPAPGRATVQDMCYASLREYGELAAMRDALLTKPLTDRVIATMLVVALRQVRVRPDATHMVVNEAVEAAAAIQPWARGLTNAVLRNYLRQADALTATVMAQPVARWNYPQWWIDKVSAAYPQHWQAALVAGNQHPPMTLRVNAQHGNAAAYLEWLQDEGIAARRTGEWAVQLAQPVAVTALPGFADGRVSVQDAGAQLAATLLDVHDGQRVLDACAAPGGKTGHILELAAVDLTALDSDAARLQRVGENLARLGLEAQLKLGDAGDPASWWDGVAYDRILADVPCSASGVVRRHPDIKWLRRPDDIAQFAVQQAVILPALWRCLATGGKLLYVTCSIFPEENQQQIDRFVAAHADARQLQLDGEWVTPGQLLPNDNHDGFFYALLEKI, encoded by the coding sequence ATGACTCAAACCCATTTGCAGCCGCCTTTGCGCCAGCTCTTCAAGCGTGCGGCCATTGCAGTCGATGCGGTGATACACAAAGGCCAGAATCTGAACCGGGTATTGGCCGACCAGCCCGCGCCGGGGCGGGCAACGGTACAGGACATGTGTTACGCCAGCTTGCGCGAATACGGCGAACTGGCGGCAATGCGCGATGCGCTGCTGACCAAGCCGCTGACGGACCGGGTGATCGCGACTATGCTGGTGGTGGCGCTGCGCCAGGTGCGGGTCAGACCCGATGCGACGCACATGGTGGTGAATGAAGCCGTGGAAGCCGCGGCGGCCATACAGCCGTGGGCGCGAGGACTGACCAACGCCGTATTGCGCAATTATTTGCGGCAGGCGGATGCATTGACAGCAACGGTCATGGCGCAGCCGGTAGCACGCTGGAATTATCCGCAATGGTGGATCGATAAAGTGAGTGCGGCCTACCCGCAGCATTGGCAGGCGGCTTTGGTCGCGGGCAACCAGCATCCGCCGATGACATTGCGAGTCAACGCGCAGCATGGCAACGCAGCGGCTTATCTGGAATGGCTGCAGGACGAAGGCATTGCAGCGCGCCGGACAGGAGAGTGGGCTGTGCAGCTGGCGCAGCCGGTCGCGGTCACTGCGTTGCCCGGGTTCGCCGACGGCCGGGTGTCGGTACAGGATGCCGGTGCGCAATTGGCAGCGACACTACTCGATGTGCATGACGGTCAGCGCGTGCTGGATGCCTGTGCCGCCCCGGGGGGGAAGACCGGTCATATCCTGGAGCTGGCCGCAGTCGATCTGACTGCGCTGGATAGCGACGCCGCACGTTTGCAACGGGTGGGCGAGAATCTGGCGCGGCTGGGATTGGAGGCGCAGCTCAAGCTCGGCGATGCCGGGGATCCGGCGTCGTGGTGGGATGGTGTGGCTTACGATCGCATATTGGCCGATGTGCCGTGTTCGGCATCCGGTGTGGTGCGTCGCCATCCGGATATCAAATGGTTGCGCCGTCCGGATGATATTGCCCAATTCGCCGTACAGCAGGCGGTAATTTTGCCAGCGCTCTGGCGATGTTTGGCAACGGGTGGTAAATTGCTCTATGTGACTTGTTCGATTTTCCCCGAGGAAAATCAGCAGCAAATAGATAGATTTGTAGCAGCGCATGCAGATGCGCGACAATTGCAGCTGGATGGGGAGTGGGTGACGCCGGGACAATTGTTGCCGAACGATAATCACGATGGTTTCTTCTATGCCTTACTTGAAAAAATTTAA
- a CDS encoding sulfite exporter TauE/SafE family protein yields the protein MPELSILSVFLVGLLGGVHCVGMCGGIVTALSFATPNAKPSLPMLLGYNGGRLLSYALAGAIAGAVGASTLLLNGFLPVSRGLYVFANVMLILLGLYLAGLSRAVLVLENLGGGIWKRLQPLMKRFMPVRNPVQALLVGMVWGWLPCGLVYSVLISALATGSAGHGALLMLAFGLGTLPNLLAMGLLAQRLQHLTRQPSVRLVAGLLVASFGVLGLARLIINL from the coding sequence ATGCCTGAATTAAGTATTTTGTCGGTGTTTCTGGTGGGCTTGCTGGGCGGCGTGCATTGTGTGGGCATGTGCGGTGGCATCGTGACCGCCTTGTCGTTTGCGACGCCGAATGCCAAACCCAGTCTGCCGATGCTGCTGGGCTATAACGGCGGGCGTCTGCTGAGTTATGCGCTGGCCGGTGCGATCGCAGGTGCGGTGGGTGCAAGTACCTTGTTGTTGAACGGTTTTCTTCCGGTGTCGCGCGGGCTGTACGTGTTCGCCAACGTCATGCTGATCCTGCTGGGGCTGTATCTGGCGGGCCTGTCGCGTGCCGTGCTGGTACTGGAGAATCTCGGCGGCGGTATCTGGAAAAGATTGCAACCGCTGATGAAGCGTTTCATGCCGGTGCGTAATCCGGTGCAGGCGCTGCTGGTGGGGATGGTATGGGGCTGGCTGCCGTGCGGGCTGGTGTATTCGGTGCTGATCTCGGCATTGGCTACCGGCAGTGCCGGACATGGCGCATTGCTGATGCTGGCGTTCGGCCTGGGGACCTTGCCCAATCTGCTGGCGATGGGCCTGCTTGCGCAGCGTTTGCAGCATTTGACCCGTCAGCCGTCGGTGCGGCTCGTCGCCGGTCTGCTGGTGGCGTCCTTCGGCGTGCTCGGCCTGGCGCGGCTGATAATCAATTTATAG
- a CDS encoding MFS transporter — MPTHPWLAAFKVYAHPRVVGMLFLGFSSGLPLLLVLGTLSFWLREAGIDRATIGHLSWVGLAYGFKWMWSPLVDRMSLPLLTRWLGRRRAWLLLSQIVIVLALLGMANTDPAVDLQPTILFALAVAFASATQDIAMDAYRIEAVTQEKQGAMAATYQAGYRIAMITAGAGVLWIASAVDTTPDAYDFNPWHVAYLVMAVCMAVGILATLTIREPELAPNPVAQQEASEVHAWLAGKGLSGKLLTAAAWLYTAVLSPFMDFVRRFGWQAALILALIAIYRISDVVMGVMSNPFYVDMGYSKDEVATVSKVFGVIMTIAGAGLGGVLTARMGVMRTLFLGAVLSAATNLLFVWLAGQGHDVSALVFTVSADNLSAGIASSAFVAYLSGLTNSAYSATQYALFSSVMLLLPKFIAGFSGDFVDAYGYADFFTGTALLGLPVLVLVWLAGRARLHVQDK, encoded by the coding sequence ATGCCGACACATCCTTGGTTAGCCGCGTTCAAGGTTTATGCTCATCCCCGTGTGGTGGGGATGCTGTTCCTGGGGTTTTCCTCCGGATTGCCGTTGCTGCTGGTGCTGGGCACGCTGTCGTTCTGGCTGCGCGAGGCAGGGATAGACCGTGCCACCATCGGTCATTTATCATGGGTCGGGCTGGCTTACGGTTTCAAGTGGATGTGGTCGCCGCTGGTGGACCGCATGTCGCTACCGCTGCTTACCCGATGGCTGGGGCGGCGCCGGGCCTGGCTGCTGTTGTCGCAAATCGTCATTGTGCTAGCGCTGCTGGGGATGGCGAATACCGATCCTGCCGTTGATCTGCAGCCGACCATCCTGTTTGCGCTGGCAGTCGCATTTGCGTCCGCAACTCAGGATATTGCCATGGATGCATATCGCATCGAGGCGGTGACGCAGGAAAAGCAGGGCGCGATGGCGGCCACCTATCAGGCGGGTTATCGTATTGCGATGATCACCGCGGGCGCCGGCGTATTGTGGATCGCGTCAGCGGTGGATACCACGCCGGACGCTTATGATTTCAATCCCTGGCACGTCGCTTATCTGGTGATGGCGGTGTGCATGGCAGTAGGGATATTGGCGACATTGACCATACGCGAACCGGAACTGGCACCCAATCCCGTCGCACAACAGGAAGCGAGCGAGGTGCATGCCTGGCTGGCCGGCAAGGGTCTCAGCGGCAAATTGCTGACGGCGGCGGCATGGCTCTATACCGCGGTGCTGAGTCCGTTCATGGATTTTGTGCGTCGTTTCGGCTGGCAGGCGGCATTGATACTGGCGCTGATTGCGATTTACCGGATCTCGGACGTGGTGATGGGCGTGATGAGTAATCCGTTCTACGTGGACATGGGGTATTCCAAGGATGAAGTGGCTACGGTGTCCAAGGTGTTCGGCGTCATCATGACCATAGCCGGCGCAGGCCTTGGCGGCGTGCTGACGGCAAGGATGGGGGTGATGCGCACCCTGTTCCTGGGCGCAGTGCTGTCTGCGGCAACCAATCTGCTGTTCGTCTGGCTGGCCGGACAGGGTCATGACGTCTCGGCGCTGGTGTTTACCGTGTCGGCGGACAATCTTTCCGCCGGTATCGCTTCCAGCGCCTTTGTCGCCTATTTGTCGGGGTTGACCAACAGTGCGTATTCGGCGACGCAATATGCCTTGTTCAGTTCGGTGATGCTGCTGTTGCCCAAGTTCATTGCCGGGTTCTCCGGCGATTTTGTCGATGCTTACGGTTACGCCGATTTCTTTACGGGAACTGCGTTGCTGGGACTGCCGGTGCTGGTGCTGGTGTGGCTGGCAGGACGGGCGCGTCTGCATGTGCAGGATAAATAG
- a CDS encoding exodeoxyribonuclease III produces MRIITANLNGIRSAASKGFFEWMLRQDADCVCVQELKAQQADMRSEMLAPEGYTGYFHYADKKGYSGVGIYSKRLADEVIVGLGIADIDAEGRYLEARFGNLSVISLYLPSGSSGEDRQQVKFDFLARFYPHLAALRASGREVVICGDWNIAHKEIDLKNWKSNQKNSGFLPEERAWMTQVLDELVWVDVHRTLYPEATGEAYTWWSNRGQAWAKNVGWRIDYQLATPTLAATATSATVYKAERFSDHAPLIVDYDFHI; encoded by the coding sequence GTGCGTATTATAACTGCCAATTTGAACGGGATTCGCTCCGCAGCGAGCAAAGGCTTTTTTGAATGGATGCTGCGTCAGGACGCCGACTGCGTTTGCGTGCAGGAACTCAAGGCGCAGCAAGCGGATATGCGCTCCGAGATGCTGGCGCCTGAGGGCTACACCGGCTATTTCCATTATGCCGACAAAAAAGGTTACAGCGGTGTCGGCATTTACAGCAAACGGCTGGCAGATGAGGTTATCGTCGGGCTCGGCATCGCCGATATCGATGCCGAAGGCCGTTATCTGGAGGCGCGCTTCGGCAATCTGAGCGTGATTTCGCTGTATTTGCCGTCCGGGTCCAGCGGCGAAGACCGCCAGCAGGTGAAATTCGATTTCCTGGCGCGGTTTTATCCGCACCTCGCAGCGTTGCGGGCGAGCGGACGCGAGGTGGTGATCTGCGGCGACTGGAATATCGCACACAAGGAAATCGACCTGAAAAACTGGAAATCCAATCAGAAGAATTCGGGTTTCCTGCCGGAAGAACGCGCGTGGATGACGCAAGTGCTGGACGAGCTGGTATGGGTGGATGTGCATCGTACCCTGTATCCCGAGGCGACCGGCGAAGCCTATACTTGGTGGAGCAATCGGGGACAGGCCTGGGCGAAGAACGTCGGCTGGCGCATCGATTATCAGCTGGCGACGCCGACCCTCGCCGCCACGGCGACTTCAGCAACTGTTTATAAAGCCGAGCGTTTCTCCGATCATGCGCCGCTGATTGTGGATTACGATTTCCATATCTGA
- the pyrE gene encoding orotate phosphoribosyltransferase, whose translation MFDFRQQFLRFSIDQNVLRFGEFKTKAGRMSPYFFNAGLFADGLALKQLGEFYAKAILAAGIEFDVLFGPAYKGIPLAASTAIALAAEGRNTPYSFNRKEAKDHGEGGNIVGAPLQGRVLIIDDVISAGTSVRESVELIRSQGATPAGVIIAIDRMERGQGELSAVQEVQQQYGIPVFAIANLNDLLAYLQTDKNMEQYAAAVAQYRTTYGANPA comes from the coding sequence ATGTTCGATTTCAGACAACAGTTCCTGCGCTTTTCCATAGATCAAAACGTGCTGCGCTTCGGCGAATTCAAAACCAAAGCGGGCCGCATGAGTCCCTACTTCTTTAACGCCGGCCTGTTTGCCGACGGTTTGGCATTAAAGCAACTAGGCGAATTTTACGCTAAAGCCATCCTCGCTGCCGGAATAGAATTCGACGTGCTGTTCGGACCGGCCTACAAAGGCATCCCGCTGGCCGCCAGCACCGCGATCGCCCTCGCCGCTGAAGGCCGCAACACCCCCTACAGCTTCAATCGCAAGGAAGCCAAGGATCACGGCGAAGGTGGCAATATCGTCGGCGCGCCATTGCAGGGGCGCGTGCTCATTATCGACGATGTCATCTCCGCCGGCACATCGGTGCGCGAATCGGTCGAACTCATCCGCAGCCAGGGCGCGACCCCCGCCGGCGTGATCATCGCCATCGACCGCATGGAACGCGGCCAGGGGGAGCTGTCCGCAGTACAGGAAGTCCAACAGCAATACGGCATTCCGGTTTTTGCGATCGCCAATCTGAATGACCTGCTTGCCTATTTGCAAACCGATAAGAACATGGAACAATACGCGGCAGCGGTAGCACAATATCGCACCACCTACGGAGCCAATCCAGCATGA
- a CDS encoding DUF4124 domain-containing protein — protein sequence MTANYNYKCKLLLGTAFMLSAATLAHAEIFKWKDAQGVTHYGDTMPPQAAGRATTEMSKRGMVIKQTPAALTPEQRLSNEAEQARAAKEKQLQTEQKRHDAALLNTYTTPAEIDLARDRNLEQSKLVIDGTHSRLAPLQAKQAKLVQQAGGKIPVKGPLAAEYTENAKHIGDLESILAQKNKEMADIRSRFEADKARFIELTGKTTY from the coding sequence ATGACAGCCAACTATAACTATAAATGCAAACTATTACTCGGCACCGCTTTTATGCTGAGCGCCGCAACCCTCGCCCACGCGGAGATTTTCAAGTGGAAAGACGCGCAGGGCGTCACCCACTACGGTGATACCATGCCCCCGCAAGCCGCAGGGCGCGCGACCACTGAAATGAGCAAGCGCGGCATGGTCATCAAGCAGACGCCGGCCGCATTGACGCCGGAACAGCGCCTCAGCAATGAAGCCGAGCAGGCGCGCGCCGCCAAGGAAAAGCAACTCCAGACCGAACAGAAACGCCATGATGCAGCCTTGCTGAACACCTACACCACGCCCGCCGAAATCGATCTGGCACGGGACCGCAACCTCGAGCAATCCAAACTCGTTATCGATGGCACCCACTCGCGTCTGGCGCCGTTGCAGGCAAAACAAGCCAAATTAGTCCAGCAAGCCGGCGGCAAAATCCCGGTCAAAGGCCCGCTTGCTGCGGAATACACGGAAAATGCAAAACATATAGGTGATCTGGAATCCATCCTTGCGCAAAAAAACAAGGAAATGGCTGACATCCGCAGCCGGTTCGAAGCCGACAAGGCTCGCTTCATCGAACTGACCGGCAAAACGACCTACTAA
- a CDS encoding TIGR02281 family clan AA aspartic protease — MRSIKLPLQLMTLSLLAYNTGASAGNVNVTGLFKDRAMVVIDSGKPRVMAVGDSTQGVRLLRADSQSAMFEIDGKRRVLTMGESYTGSGGSAKPVATLNADGRGQFYSVGSINGSSVNFVVDTGATLVTISTQEADRLGVNYRKGQRGAIYTANGSIGAYHVIFNNIRIGGISLNMVPGTVVEGNGLPIALLGMSFLNQTDIQRNGTTMTLTQRY, encoded by the coding sequence ATGCGATCCATCAAACTCCCTCTCCAGCTTATGACACTGAGTCTGCTTGCCTACAACACTGGAGCCAGTGCGGGCAATGTGAATGTCACCGGCCTATTCAAGGATCGCGCCATGGTCGTCATCGATTCGGGCAAACCTCGTGTCATGGCGGTAGGTGACAGCACGCAAGGCGTGCGCTTATTACGCGCCGACTCGCAATCGGCCATGTTCGAAATCGATGGCAAACGACGCGTATTGACGATGGGTGAATCTTATACAGGCAGCGGGGGTAGTGCCAAGCCTGTCGCTACACTCAATGCTGACGGGCGCGGGCAATTTTATTCAGTGGGCTCGATTAACGGCAGCAGTGTAAATTTCGTCGTGGACACAGGCGCGACGCTGGTCACCATTAGCACACAAGAAGCAGATCGTTTGGGAGTGAATTACCGCAAAGGACAACGCGGCGCAATTTACACCGCCAACGGCAGCATTGGCGCATATCATGTGATCTTCAACAATATCCGCATCGGTGGCATCAGCCTGAATATGGTGCCGGGCACCGTCGTGGAAGGCAATGGACTACCTATCGCACTGCTCGGCATGAGCTTTTTGAATCAAACCGACATACAGCGCAATGGCACGACGATGACGCTGACACAGCGTTATTAA
- the gatB gene encoding Asp-tRNA(Asn)/Glu-tRNA(Gln) amidotransferase subunit GatB, which produces MQWEIVVGLEVHTQLSTRSKIFSGASTAFGAAPNTQASAVDIALPGVLPVLNRGAVERAIQLGLAIDAHISRRSVFARKNYFYPDLPKGYQISQMELPVVEGGSLAIQVGDTEKTIRITRAHLEEDAGKSMHGDFHGMTGIDLNRAGTPLLEIVSEPDMRGSAEAVAYAKTLHSLVVWLGICDGNMQEGSFRCDANVSVRPKGSSELGTRCEIKNLNSFRFLERAIEYEARRQIEINEDGGIIRQETRLYDPDRDETRTMRSKEDAHDYRYFPDPDLLPLVISEEWIERTRAAMPELPVAMRERFVSQYAIPAYDAGVLTSSKATATYFEQLVAAVGGEAKLCANWIMGELSAALNRHELDIAQSPVAVVQLAALIRRIGDGTLSGKLAKEVFEALWQGEGEVDAIIDARGLKQVSDVSAIEVMVDQVLAANPNQVAEYRAGKEKMFGYLIGQAMKAMKGKANPQQLNEVLLRKLG; this is translated from the coding sequence ATGCAATGGGAAATCGTCGTCGGGTTGGAAGTCCACACACAGTTATCCACCAGATCCAAAATCTTTTCCGGCGCCAGCACAGCGTTCGGTGCTGCACCCAACACTCAGGCCAGTGCGGTGGATATCGCGTTGCCGGGCGTGCTGCCAGTACTTAACCGCGGTGCAGTAGAGCGGGCGATACAGCTGGGGCTGGCCATCGATGCGCACATCAGCCGGCGTTCGGTGTTCGCGCGCAAGAATTATTTTTATCCGGATCTGCCCAAGGGCTACCAGATCAGCCAGATGGAGCTGCCGGTGGTCGAGGGTGGTAGCCTGGCCATACAGGTCGGCGATACCGAAAAGACCATCCGCATCACCCGCGCGCATCTGGAAGAGGATGCCGGCAAATCCATGCACGGCGATTTCCATGGCATGACCGGGATCGATCTGAATCGCGCCGGTACGCCGCTGCTGGAGATCGTATCCGAGCCCGACATGCGCGGTTCGGCGGAAGCGGTGGCTTATGCCAAAACGCTGCACAGTCTGGTGGTATGGCTGGGGATTTGCGACGGCAACATGCAGGAAGGCAGCTTCCGCTGCGATGCCAACGTCTCTGTGCGTCCCAAAGGCAGCAGTGAACTGGGTACGCGCTGCGAGATCAAGAATCTCAACTCGTTCCGTTTCCTCGAGCGCGCGATCGAATACGAGGCACGGCGCCAGATCGAGATCAACGAAGACGGCGGCATCATCCGTCAGGAAACCCGGCTGTACGACCCGGACCGTGACGAAACGCGTACCATGCGCAGCAAGGAAGATGCACATGATTACCGCTATTTCCCCGATCCGGATTTGTTGCCGCTGGTGATTTCCGAGGAATGGATAGAGCGTACCCGCGCGGCGATGCCGGAATTGCCGGTGGCGATGCGCGAGCGTTTTGTCAGCCAGTATGCGATTCCCGCTTATGATGCCGGCGTGCTTACCAGCAGCAAGGCCACGGCGACGTATTTTGAACAGCTGGTTGCAGCGGTTGGCGGCGAAGCCAAGCTGTGCGCCAACTGGATCATGGGCGAGCTGTCGGCAGCGCTGAACCGGCATGAACTGGATATTGCGCAAAGCCCGGTCGCGGTTGTGCAACTGGCGGCGCTGATCCGTCGCATCGGTGACGGCACCTTGTCCGGCAAGCTGGCCAAGGAGGTATTCGAAGCGCTGTGGCAGGGTGAAGGCGAGGTGGATGCCATCATTGACGCGCGTGGCCTGAAGCAGGTTTCAGATGTCAGCGCGATCGAAGTCATGGTCGATCAGGTGCTGGCGGCCAATCCGAACCAGGTGGCCGAGTATCGTGCGGGCAAGGAAAAAATGTTCGGTTACCTGATCGGGCAGGCGATGAAGGCGATGAAGGGCAAGGCCAATCCGCAACAGTTGAATGAGGTGTTGTTGCGTAAGCTGGGTTGA